Proteins found in one Zea mays cultivar B73 chromosome 1, Zm-B73-REFERENCE-NAM-5.0, whole genome shotgun sequence genomic segment:
- the LOC103645117 gene encoding leucine aminopeptidase 2, chloroplastic gives MGQLDTVELNPKYQIPIPRRGSLSPALSPPTASPISAPRACSARRRRQISAPPPAHRAAASPPTAPPPARPPRSPLSTSPPRLSLYSRRATRSVTAPGWGTPPPLRPRPPNPLSDSPSPTPSSRLRSVICCAYNPSPTKPADTLVTFFAKDIEFSEWKGDILAITITEKDLSKDAYSKFENAVLKKLDGQLGGLLSEAGVEEDFTGKTGQSVVLRLAGQGFKRVGLIGLGQSASSTAAASRGLRESVASVAKAAQASSAAIVLASPSGIQEEFKLAALQSSRTVLGLYEDSRYKSESKKVHLKHVDIIGVSSGAKVDQKLKYANDLSSGVIFGRELVNSPANVLTPAVLAEEASKIASTFSDVFTATVLDVEKCKELKMGSYLGVAAASANPPHFIHLCYKPTDGNVKRKLAIVGKGLTFDSGGYNIKTGPGYSIELMKFDMGGSAAVFGAAKALGQIKPPGVEVHFIVAACENMISGTGMRTGDIVTASNGKTIEGSSGQYVCATLPYIRANIPIIIVFRALGFVADKGILEHICYDFSDTQMMELLRPSLEEAFVIQNQQVALDYIGKHGATVGVTREKRIKYAKEILQKEMLRVGELCETKKAYYFGYIIHRLLMCALSRRAEDDRDHYGNKRLDLAGPLLGGLFRMLFRKLTRDVRSYMQKSNQKLQGLREELNAIVPYLEEMRKKKVERWDQFVDVIEQIKKVASEIRPADFVPFRIPVDQSDMSLRKLEELTKELQSLQKEKSDRLKQVMEHLNTLHSLCEVLGVDFKQTVNEVLMWWSYEQQSDVLIESDGANV, from the exons ATGGGCCAACtcgacaccgtcgaacttaacccaaaATACCAAATCCCTATCCCACGCCGCGGGTCTCTCTCACCAGCTCTCAGCCCACCCACCGCCAGCCCGATAAGCGCACCGCGCGCCTGTTCagcacgccgccgccgccagatCAGCGCGCCACCGCCAGCCCACCGCGCCGCCGCCAGCCCGCCCACCGCGCCGCCGCCAGCCCGCCCACCGCGCTCTCCTCTGTCGACATCACCACCTCGACTCTCGTTGTATAGCAGGAGGGCCACCCGCTCGGTCACCGCACCTGGATGGGGCACACCGCCGCCGCTGCGGCCGCGGCCGCCAAACCCGCTCTCGGACTCACCAAGCCCAACGCCGTCGAGCCGCCTTAGGTCTGTCATCTGT TGTGCCTACAACCCGTCTCCAACAAAACCTGCTGATACTCTC GTCACCTTTTTTGCGAAAGACATCGAATTCTCCGAGTGGAAGGGCGATATTCTCGCTATCACCATCACGGAGAAGGATCTGTCCAAAGACGCTTACTCCAaatttgagaatgccgtcttgaaGAAGCTGGACGGCCAGCTCGGTGGCCTCTTGTCGGAGGCTGGGGTGGAGGAAGATTTCACTGGGAAGACGGGGCAGTCGGTGGTCCTCCGCCTCGCGGGGCAGGGCTTCAAGAGGGTGGGCCTGATCGGTCTTGGTCAGAGCGCCTCGTCCACCGCCGCCGCTAGCCGAGGCCTCCGTGAGTCTGTCGCGTCAGTTGCCAAGGCCGCTCAAGCTAGCAGCGCTGCAATCGTTCTTGCCTCCCCCAGTGGGATCCAGGAAGAGTTCAAGCTAGCAGCGCTGCAGAGCAGCA GAACCGTGCTGGGGTTGTATGAGGACAGCAGATACAAGTCTGAATCGAAAAAGGTGCACCTGAAACATGTTGATATTATTGGAGTGAGTTCTGGTGCGAAGGTGGATCAGAAACTTAAGTATGCTAATGATCTTTCGTCGGGTGTGATATTCGGAAGAGAGCTTGTGAACTCGCCTGCAAATGTCCTTACCCCTG CTGTGCTTGCGGAGGAGGCGTCAAAGATCGCTTCTACTTTCAGTGATGTGTTCACTGCCACAGTACTGGATGTAGAGAAATGCAAAGAACTAAAGATGGGTTCCTACTTGGGagttgctgcagcttctgctaaccCTCCTCACTTCATCCATTTGTGCTACAAACCCACTGATGGGAACGTCAAGAGAAAGCTGGCTATTGTTGGGAAGGGTTTAACTTTTGACAG TGGTGGCTACAACATTAAGACCGGGCCAGGCTACAGCATCGAGCTGATGAAATTTGACATGGGAGGCTCTGCAGCTGTATTTGGTGCAGCTAAAGCTTTGGGACAAATAAAGCCTCCTGGAGTAGAG GTTCACTTTATAGTCGCTGCCTGTGAAAATATGATCAGTGGCACAGGCATGAGAACTGGTGACATTGTAACTGCTTCCAATGGGAAGACAATTGAG GGATCATCTGGTCAATATGTCTGTGCTACTCTACCTTATATTCGTGCGAACATTCCCATTATCATTGTATTTCGAGCATTAGGATTTGTTGCTGACAAGGGTATACTGGAGCATATATGTTATGACTTTTCTGATACACAAATGATGGAATTGCTACGCCCATCCCTGGAGGAAGCTTTTGTCATTCAAAATCAACAG GTTGCTCTAGACTACATTGGAAAACATGGCGCAACAGTTGGTGTCACTCGGGAAAAGAGAATTAA ATATGCAAAAGAAATACTTCAAAAGGAAATGTTACGTGTTGGGGAATTATGTGAAACTAAGAAGGCATACTATTTTGG GTATATTATTCACCGCCTACTGATGTGTGCTCTTAGTCGAAGAGCTGAGGATGACCGAGATCATTATGGAAACAAAAGACTAGATCTTGCTGGTCCACTGCTTGGAGGGCTGTTTAGAATG CTTTTCAGGAAGTTAACAAGGGATGTGAGATCTTACATGCAAAAG TCAAATCAGAAGTTACAAGGTTTAAGGGAAGAATTGAATGCGATTGTCCCATACTTGGAGgagatgagaaagaagaaagttgAAAGATGGGACCAATTTGTTGATGTCATAGAGCAAATTAAGAAGGTTGCATCTGAAATCAGGCCTGCAGATTTTGTACCCTTTAGAATTCCTGTGGATCAGTCTGATATGTCTTTAAGAAAGTTGGAGGAGCTAACGAAAGAGCTGCAATCCCTTCAGAAGGAGAAG AGTGATCGGCTGAAGCAAGTCATGGAACATCTTAACACTTTGCATTCGTTATGCGAGGTGCTTGGTGTAGACTTCAAACAAACAGTAAATGAGGTGCTAAtgtggtggagctacgaacaacaatctgatgtcctgatcgagagcgacggagctaatgtttga